In one Pirellulaceae bacterium genomic region, the following are encoded:
- a CDS encoding DUF1588 domain-containing protein — translation MSVIRLFVTFILVSIYGAAQAQESVMVPKTAANVLQAYCIDCHSADTDEGNVRFDLIGELDLDARLDLLNKAQEQLFFGLMPPGMEEQPADVERATLIEWISTELRQHNASSLDEKLKRPEYGNYVDHDKLFSGEFKDLPGSTSDRRWLISEHIFNAKINRLLDYEGVRTIDGQRMTVIGDNGVGLGTRFGGGTLRQSIVNPFLLPKTVGVRYYDTTALTGGHLLTMIANASKIAGYMASEQAMKSHYPAMSQVMQLELRNREILRVRQQFLDQFITQVASELYGEQNDELLPKFVRIELELPVLPLDSKGNPKKKESNLGLLDRYDSDDMRAIYLGIGQYKRDEITFEQVIEQCERDWFVFGLAESRIRERVGIMNSLNRLWEMDLIYEDVKRKKLRPASYQSLSESEMHVVQASILKHRKPGDTWQQIIDKCMNDWRKLFEQQRESVGAPGDEQIANVVSELSVKIHGRQPTAEELQEKTALTRSYLERLGTQDALVRLIETLILSSEFVYRTEFGQGLADEHGRRMMSPREASYAIAYALTDSRPDEELVAAVEAGKMNTKADYQREVRRMLERRDQFYVIDESVQKAGFNASVTNQPIRKLRFFREFFGYGKAMTIFKDDARFGAGRYDDAKGRLVDEADMLIAHILEEDQDVFEQLLTADEFYVYHSGDNAAMRVASDRLRVIYEYFKPFDWEDFSEEQLYEHWPFIQKMKMRGTVFPDFETNQRRRGGWVKSFKTTMTSLEQRFAKGQKYAIPYDELPMAYWHKGNATGRTGQVMRAHEVTTYFNIDYRDWDYPINQPAKIPNRKGMLTHPAWLIAHAQNTETDPVRRGKWIREKMLAGTIIDVPITVDAVIPEDHHQTLRQRLEKRTADEYCWKCHQRMDPLGLAFEGYDDFGRFRTEERIEHPENLIREADRNSIPKNGIRVAEYKTLPVDTRGVLTGTGSPSLDGEVRDAIDLTERLAKSARVRQSIIRHAFRYFLGRNEMLSDSNALIDAEQIYLSSGGSFDAVIVSLLSSDSFIYRKGNEN, via the coding sequence ATGTCAGTGATTCGACTGTTTGTGACATTCATTCTGGTATCGATTTATGGGGCAGCGCAGGCTCAAGAATCTGTGATGGTGCCGAAGACCGCTGCGAACGTGTTGCAAGCGTATTGCATCGACTGCCATTCTGCCGACACGGACGAGGGAAACGTTCGTTTTGACTTGATCGGCGAACTCGATCTCGACGCGCGACTGGATCTCCTGAACAAGGCGCAAGAACAACTCTTTTTTGGGTTGATGCCGCCTGGCATGGAAGAGCAACCTGCGGATGTCGAGCGCGCGACGTTAATCGAATGGATATCTACTGAGCTCCGTCAACACAATGCGTCAAGTTTGGATGAAAAGCTTAAACGACCGGAGTACGGTAACTATGTCGATCACGACAAGCTTTTCTCCGGCGAATTCAAAGATCTGCCCGGATCTACCAGCGACCGGCGATGGTTGATCAGCGAGCATATTTTCAATGCAAAGATCAATCGGCTGCTGGACTACGAGGGAGTCCGAACGATTGATGGTCAACGAATGACTGTAATTGGCGACAACGGAGTCGGATTAGGGACAAGATTTGGTGGGGGCACTCTACGGCAAAGTATTGTCAACCCGTTTCTGCTTCCCAAAACGGTTGGTGTGCGGTACTACGACACCACGGCGTTAACCGGTGGACATTTGCTGACGATGATTGCCAATGCCAGCAAGATTGCTGGATACATGGCTTCCGAACAGGCAATGAAGTCGCACTATCCTGCCATGTCCCAAGTGATGCAGTTGGAGTTACGGAATCGCGAGATTCTGCGAGTCCGTCAACAATTCCTTGATCAGTTTATCACTCAGGTTGCCAGCGAATTGTATGGGGAACAAAACGACGAGCTGTTGCCGAAATTTGTGAGAATTGAGCTGGAACTGCCGGTCCTGCCACTCGACTCAAAAGGCAATCCAAAAAAGAAAGAAAGCAATCTCGGACTGCTCGACCGATACGATTCCGATGACATGCGGGCAATTTATCTAGGTATCGGCCAGTACAAGCGGGATGAGATCACTTTCGAACAGGTGATTGAACAGTGCGAACGCGATTGGTTTGTTTTCGGTCTTGCTGAATCGCGAATTCGTGAGCGTGTGGGAATTATGAACTCCCTCAATCGGTTGTGGGAGATGGACCTGATTTATGAAGACGTCAAAAGAAAGAAGCTGCGTCCAGCATCATACCAATCTTTGAGTGAATCAGAGATGCATGTTGTTCAGGCGTCGATCCTGAAACATCGAAAGCCTGGCGATACTTGGCAGCAGATTATTGACAAGTGCATGAATGACTGGCGGAAATTGTTCGAGCAGCAACGGGAATCAGTCGGTGCGCCGGGTGACGAGCAGATCGCCAACGTGGTGTCCGAACTTTCGGTGAAGATTCACGGACGTCAGCCAACAGCCGAAGAATTACAAGAGAAAACTGCGCTGACCAGATCGTATCTTGAGCGGCTCGGCACACAGGACGCTTTGGTCAGGCTGATCGAGACGCTGATCCTGAGTTCCGAATTTGTCTACCGTACGGAGTTCGGTCAGGGGCTGGCCGACGAACACGGCCGACGAATGATGTCGCCACGCGAGGCAAGTTACGCCATCGCCTACGCGCTTACCGACAGTCGTCCGGATGAAGAATTGGTGGCGGCGGTCGAAGCTGGCAAGATGAACACCAAAGCAGACTACCAGCGCGAAGTTCGTCGGATGCTCGAACGTCGCGATCAGTTTTACGTTATTGACGAGTCAGTACAGAAAGCCGGTTTTAACGCCAGTGTCACGAATCAGCCAATTCGTAAGCTGCGTTTCTTTCGTGAGTTTTTCGGGTACGGCAAAGCGATGACCATTTTTAAGGATGATGCGCGTTTCGGAGCGGGTCGGTACGATGATGCAAAAGGTCGTCTTGTAGATGAAGCCGATATGCTAATCGCACATATTCTTGAAGAAGATCAAGACGTTTTTGAGCAGTTGTTGACTGCCGATGAGTTTTACGTTTATCACTCCGGTGATAACGCCGCGATGCGTGTAGCCTCGGATCGACTACGAGTTATTTACGAGTATTTCAAGCCGTTTGACTGGGAGGATTTCAGCGAAGAACAGCTCTACGAACATTGGCCGTTCATCCAGAAAATGAAGATGCGTGGAACCGTCTTTCCGGATTTTGAAACCAACCAGCGACGCCGCGGCGGCTGGGTTAAAAGTTTCAAGACAACCATGACGAGTCTTGAACAGCGTTTTGCTAAAGGGCAAAAGTATGCCATCCCGTACGACGAGCTCCCCATGGCCTACTGGCACAAAGGAAACGCTACTGGTCGAACTGGCCAAGTCATGCGTGCTCACGAGGTGACCACCTATTTTAATATTGACTATCGCGACTGGGACTATCCCATCAATCAGCCGGCAAAGATCCCTAACCGCAAGGGAATGTTGACGCACCCCGCGTGGCTGATTGCTCATGCTCAAAACACCGAGACAGATCCAGTTCGCCGTGGTAAATGGATTCGCGAGAAAATGCTGGCGGGAACGATTATCGACGTCCCGATAACGGTGGATGCGGTGATCCCGGAAGATCATCACCAGACATTGCGTCAGCGTCTCGAAAAACGAACGGCTGATGAATACTGTTGGAAATGTCACCAACGAATGGATCCGCTGGGGCTTGCCTTCGAAGGCTACGACGACTTTGGGCGGTTCCGCACGGAAGAACGAATCGAGCACCCAGAAAATCTGATTCGCGAGGCAGACCGAAATTCGATCCCGAAAAATGGTATCCGCGTGGCGGAATATAAGACGTTGCCGGTCGATACCCGCGGTGTTTTGACGGGCACGGGATCCCCGTCGCTCGATGGGGAAGTTCGCGATGCCATTGACTTGACCGAGCGTCTGGCAAAATCGGCAAGAGTCCGGCAGTCGATCATTCGGCACGCGTTCCGTTACTTTTTGGGACGCAACGAAATGTTGTCCGATTCCAATGCACTCATCGATGCAGAGCAAATCTACCTCAGTAGCGGCGGCAGCTTTGATGCAGTAATCGTGTCACTGTTGTCCTCTGATTCGTTTATTTACCGTAAGGGAAATGAGAACTAG
- a CDS encoding DUF1552 domain-containing protein: MLFSRRHFLKTSTATAGALAISPSFNHLLAEPNRLAAQPHRFVLIRKSNGNLPAMFSLPSFSDQEKKQHKEKVAFEADLDRHELPTWLRALDGHKANLTMLHGLSMKMSGGGHYSFTGCLGAYKAGRNVVNRIKRATIDFELARLFPSPFGHVELSLASGSGTVAFRSGIVPGFSAPAPKQRNYCYADPQAAYDELFKSVTNTDAVASENDLLDYLRNEEGGRLSGLAGSERLKVSNHVDSIQAIRERNNRVASLSDIIEKNLPTLGKVHANGGPDATLLQKQEAFTEVLLSALITGLTNVVTYTIDDLGTPISTIPGNKSKTSIHQVGHQSPSGFHEVRELLLASHMRQIARIVEKLKSVPEGDGTMFDNTTIIYMPETGDTHHGWGTEAPMVILTGANSKLDLAGRYLRLPYHASVGHQTLGNWYTTLLNAYGNPIEHYGDLDPELERKQMNQTGSIRQFLV, translated from the coding sequence ATGCTATTTAGCCGAAGACACTTCCTGAAAACATCGACGGCGACCGCCGGAGCGTTGGCGATTTCGCCGTCGTTTAATCATCTCCTGGCAGAGCCGAATCGGCTTGCCGCTCAGCCTCATCGGTTTGTCTTAATTCGTAAATCCAATGGCAATTTGCCCGCCATGTTTTCACTTCCGTCCTTTTCGGATCAGGAGAAAAAACAGCATAAAGAGAAAGTGGCGTTCGAGGCAGATTTGGACAGGCACGAATTGCCAACCTGGCTGCGAGCGTTGGATGGACATAAGGCTAACCTGACGATGTTGCATGGCTTATCAATGAAGATGAGTGGTGGCGGACATTATTCATTTACAGGTTGTCTGGGCGCCTATAAGGCAGGTCGAAACGTCGTCAATCGAATCAAACGAGCAACGATTGACTTTGAACTTGCCAGACTGTTTCCTTCGCCGTTTGGACATGTGGAGTTATCGCTGGCTTCCGGTTCAGGAACGGTCGCATTTCGCTCGGGAATTGTCCCCGGTTTTTCGGCTCCGGCGCCAAAGCAGCGTAATTATTGTTACGCTGATCCGCAGGCCGCCTATGATGAACTATTCAAATCCGTGACAAATACTGACGCGGTCGCATCGGAAAACGACTTGCTTGATTACCTACGTAACGAAGAAGGCGGGCGACTTTCCGGACTTGCCGGTTCGGAACGACTGAAGGTTAGCAATCACGTCGATTCAATTCAGGCAATTCGCGAACGAAATAATCGGGTCGCCTCACTATCAGACATCATCGAGAAAAACCTGCCAACTCTCGGAAAGGTGCACGCCAACGGCGGACCCGACGCGACACTCTTGCAGAAGCAAGAAGCATTTACCGAAGTTCTCCTGTCGGCGCTGATCACTGGTCTTACAAATGTCGTGACTTATACCATCGATGATCTTGGAACGCCCATCTCAACGATCCCGGGAAACAAGTCGAAGACGTCGATTCATCAGGTAGGACATCAGTCGCCCTCAGGTTTTCACGAAGTTCGGGAGCTCTTGCTGGCCAGTCACATGAGGCAGATCGCTCGAATTGTCGAAAAGTTGAAATCCGTTCCCGAGGGCGACGGCACGATGTTTGATAACACGACGATCATCTACATGCCGGAGACAGGGGATACGCATCACGGCTGGGGCACGGAAGCACCTATGGTGATCTTGACAGGTGCCAACTCAAAACTTGATCTTGCTGGCCGCTATTTGCGCCTTCCCTACCACGCGTCGGTGGGACATCAGACGTTGGGGAACTGGTACACCACACTGCTAAACGCCTACGGTAATCCGATTGAACACTACGGTGACCTCGATCCGGAACTCGAACGCAAACAGATGAACCAGACAGGCTCGATTAGGCAATTTTTGGTCTGA
- a CDS encoding Gfo/Idh/MocA family oxidoreductase, with protein MSINRPHISRRRILKDSVGIAAASLCVGTNSRAFGFESANARPRIAVVGCGIRWDKQVFAPDGRYGVGKEFPKFGDIISVCDVDANRLDRATGIVKGWLGKVPVATTDYRKIIDDPKIDVVHISTPDHWHAKIAIEAMLAGKDVYCEKPMTLTIEEGRRICDVCQKTGAVFQVGTQQRSSRRFLKAIAMIRDGRIGGLRRVQCAVGAAPISPDLPAVQPPKELNWNQWLGPAPLTAYRYKPEAPNIIKSWSRSHYEFRWWYDYSGGKLTDWGAHHVDIATWAMDKMDTGPLWIDPVRVEHPVTFKDGDPTVDNRYNTATKFNIKASYDDGVELIIRHDTDNGILFEGTQGRIFVNRGKLVGKSVDELAAHPLPDGALEKVYKDRELTNHVANFFEAVAMRQQPISDVFSHHRALTTCHLAGIAARLGRKIRWDPKTERVVDDQMAQSLVAREQRRGFGIEM; from the coding sequence ATGTCAATAAATCGTCCTCACATAAGCCGTCGCCGTATCTTGAAAGACTCGGTTGGAATTGCTGCAGCGTCGCTTTGCGTTGGGACGAACTCTCGTGCTTTTGGTTTTGAAAGTGCCAACGCACGTCCGCGAATTGCCGTGGTGGGTTGTGGAATCCGGTGGGATAAACAAGTGTTCGCACCGGATGGCCGTTACGGAGTCGGCAAGGAGTTTCCTAAGTTTGGCGATATCATTTCGGTTTGCGATGTGGATGCGAATCGGCTTGATCGAGCGACGGGTATCGTCAAAGGCTGGCTTGGTAAAGTTCCAGTAGCCACGACGGATTATCGAAAGATAATCGACGATCCGAAAATAGACGTGGTCCACATCAGCACGCCAGATCACTGGCATGCCAAAATCGCGATCGAGGCGATGTTGGCAGGTAAGGACGTGTATTGTGAAAAGCCAATGACGTTGACGATCGAAGAAGGTCGACGAATTTGTGATGTGTGTCAGAAAACGGGCGCCGTGTTTCAGGTTGGCACGCAACAACGTAGCTCGCGACGGTTCCTCAAGGCAATCGCGATGATTCGTGACGGTCGGATTGGGGGATTGCGCCGAGTGCAGTGTGCGGTGGGTGCCGCTCCGATAAGCCCCGATCTTCCTGCTGTCCAACCGCCCAAAGAGCTTAACTGGAATCAATGGCTGGGGCCGGCGCCGCTGACGGCTTATCGATATAAGCCAGAAGCGCCGAATATCATCAAATCATGGTCGCGATCTCATTACGAGTTCCGTTGGTGGTATGACTATTCGGGTGGCAAACTGACCGACTGGGGTGCGCACCATGTGGATATCGCAACCTGGGCGATGGACAAGATGGATACCGGGCCGCTCTGGATCGATCCAGTTAGAGTCGAGCATCCAGTCACGTTCAAAGATGGCGATCCGACCGTTGATAACCGGTACAACACTGCCACGAAGTTCAACATCAAAGCCAGTTACGATGACGGAGTAGAACTGATCATCCGCCACGATACGGACAACGGAATTCTTTTCGAAGGAACCCAAGGACGGATCTTTGTTAATCGCGGAAAACTTGTTGGTAAATCGGTGGATGAACTTGCCGCCCATCCGTTACCCGATGGAGCACTTGAGAAAGTTTATAAGGATCGAGAGCTGACCAACCACGTCGCGAATTTTTTCGAAGCGGTTGCTATGCGTCAGCAGCCGATTTCGGACGTCTTTAGCCACCACCGCGCGTTGACGACTTGTCACCTTGCCGGGATTGCTGCCCGACTCGGTCGGAAGATTCGATGGGACCCGAAAACCGAAAGAGTTGTCGACGACCAGATGGCTCAATCGCTGGTTGCGCGTGAGCAACGTCGAGGCTTTGGAATCGAGATGTGA
- a CDS encoding sulfatase-like hydrolase/transferase, with protein sequence MSSLRGDLVACQIASLRKLEACTETGKDKVMLKHHQTIAKSVVIPVFVTCAVTCAFSFGDSTAADAVRQPNVVLIMADDLGYGDLSCYGSDMNKTPVLDELASEGARLTSFYAGCTICTPSRMALLTGAYPPRTGWHGGVVGYGMKPHNGLAPAAVTIAEIFQDAGYQTALMGKWHLGDTPELSPMKQGFDTAFYINKSNNQTKKLWRGDQLIADPFDNRRLTEQFTSEAIRFIEQNRKRPFFLYLPLSAPHFPAQAHPDWKGKSQNEAYGDVVEELDSRVGEILGTLSDCKIAENTVVVFLSDNGVEPGQKKWARSNPYRGLKWDSLEGGNRVPCIVRWPKRIPAGQVVDELIAAIDLCPTLINACGIELPEPSPSSPRRDGVNVLSTLMGKADQPHPRSSFLYWHGWGTLQAIRVGEWKLYLDEIEAVPESEHGPVLINLSNDPAERTNLSQEHPDRVAAMLAEAAKQLSDIEVNAIVLGGPAVDEKRVAKRAKWLKSSGQGSNSLRL encoded by the coding sequence GTGAGTTCGTTGCGCGGTGACTTGGTTGCTTGCCAAATTGCGAGTCTCCGCAAGCTGGAAGCTTGTACCGAAACGGGAAAAGATAAAGTAATGCTCAAGCATCATCAAACGATCGCGAAATCAGTCGTCATTCCTGTCTTCGTTACGTGTGCTGTGACGTGTGCCTTCAGTTTCGGAGATAGCACGGCTGCTGATGCCGTCAGGCAGCCTAACGTCGTTCTGATCATGGCGGATGACCTGGGCTATGGCGACCTCTCGTGTTACGGCAGTGATATGAACAAGACGCCCGTGCTAGATGAGCTCGCGAGCGAAGGCGCGAGACTGACCAGTTTCTATGCCGGTTGTACAATCTGTACTCCGTCAAGAATGGCTCTGCTCACGGGCGCCTATCCGCCGCGAACTGGCTGGCATGGTGGGGTCGTTGGCTATGGGATGAAACCGCACAATGGTTTGGCCCCCGCCGCGGTCACGATTGCCGAGATCTTTCAAGACGCTGGCTATCAAACGGCGCTAATGGGTAAGTGGCATCTGGGGGATACGCCGGAACTGTCTCCGATGAAACAAGGATTCGATACGGCTTTTTACATCAATAAGAGCAACAATCAGACAAAGAAACTTTGGCGAGGTGACCAGCTGATTGCTGATCCATTTGACAATCGGCGTCTGACAGAGCAGTTCACGTCCGAAGCGATTCGATTCATTGAACAGAATCGGAAGCGACCTTTCTTTCTGTACCTGCCACTGAGTGCCCCCCATTTTCCTGCTCAGGCTCATCCAGACTGGAAGGGCAAGTCGCAGAACGAGGCATATGGCGACGTTGTGGAAGAATTGGATAGCCGTGTTGGCGAGATCCTCGGCACCCTTTCGGATTGCAAGATTGCAGAGAATACTGTCGTCGTATTTCTGTCCGACAACGGTGTGGAACCGGGGCAGAAGAAATGGGCACGGTCGAATCCTTATCGAGGTTTGAAATGGGATTCGCTTGAGGGTGGTAATCGCGTGCCTTGCATCGTTCGATGGCCGAAAAGGATTCCTGCTGGTCAAGTTGTGGATGAATTGATTGCTGCCATTGACTTGTGTCCAACGTTGATCAACGCATGCGGCATTGAGTTGCCGGAACCATCACCAAGCAGCCCCAGACGTGACGGTGTGAACGTGTTGAGTACTCTCATGGGAAAAGCGGATCAACCTCACCCCAGGTCGAGCTTTTTGTACTGGCACGGCTGGGGAACCTTGCAAGCGATTCGAGTTGGAGAGTGGAAGCTCTATCTGGACGAAATAGAAGCAGTACCAGAATCAGAGCACGGGCCGGTGCTCATTAATCTCTCAAATGATCCGGCCGAACGGACGAACCTCAGTCAGGAACATCCGGATCGAGTCGCTGCCATGTTGGCTGAAGCAGCCAAGCAATTGTCTGACATCGAGGTGAACGCTATTGTCTTGGGCGGCCCTGCAGTTGACGAGAAGAGAGTTGCAAAACGCGCGAAGTGGTTGAAGTCATCAGGCCAGGGCAGCAATTCACTACGCCTTTAA
- the iaaH gene encoding indoleacetamide hydrolase: MDLASLTISEAAAAIRSGTMTASTFAEALLSKAEGSHALNAFIFHDSEQVLRAARVADQARAQNSTLGPLHGIPLALKDNLDTAKMPTTGGTPGLRNNQPRTNAKIVQKLIDAGAIIFGKANLHELAYGVTTNNSYFGTTRNPYDQDRIPGGSSGGVGAAVGARLVPGGIGTDTGGSIRIPSALCGVVGFRPTTGRWSQQGILPVSHTRDTAGPMTRSVADCALLDSVVTGIPTPSIDIPLKGLRLGIPRKHFWEPLEQQTGRLLEHVLERLQEAGVILIEANIDDIARLDFDAGFPIALYETVADLSSYLTTHNLQLNYQQLVAQCASPDVKTMLQSLQGEAAVSGQVYQHAIDVLRPQLQAIYRNYFDQHDVAGIVFPTTPLPASPVGDDETVTFNGERTPTFMTFIRNTSPGSVAGIPGISLPAAQTDTGLPIGLEIDSSVNNDAMLLSIAQAIEHILPRLPAPSC, from the coding sequence ATGGATCTCGCATCCCTAACCATCAGTGAAGCTGCAGCAGCCATTCGCAGCGGAACAATGACCGCCAGTACCTTTGCGGAAGCCCTGCTTTCGAAGGCAGAAGGTTCTCATGCCTTGAATGCGTTCATCTTCCATGATTCCGAGCAAGTCCTGAGAGCGGCACGGGTAGCCGATCAAGCGAGGGCACAGAACTCGACATTGGGACCACTGCACGGTATTCCCTTAGCACTCAAAGATAATCTCGACACCGCCAAGATGCCAACGACCGGCGGCACGCCGGGACTTCGGAACAATCAACCTCGAACGAATGCCAAAATTGTTCAGAAACTGATCGACGCTGGAGCGATTATTTTTGGCAAAGCAAATTTGCACGAACTGGCTTACGGAGTCACCACTAATAACTCGTATTTCGGTACAACCCGTAACCCCTACGATCAAGATCGCATCCCTGGTGGTTCGAGTGGCGGAGTCGGCGCGGCCGTGGGAGCTCGGCTGGTTCCTGGTGGAATTGGAACCGATACCGGCGGTTCGATTCGGATACCTTCGGCCCTCTGTGGCGTTGTAGGCTTCCGTCCGACCACAGGTCGCTGGTCCCAGCAAGGCATTTTACCCGTTTCCCATACACGCGATACAGCAGGGCCAATGACGAGAAGTGTGGCCGATTGTGCATTACTTGATTCCGTCGTCACCGGTATTCCGACGCCCTCTATCGACATTCCCCTCAAAGGTTTGCGGTTGGGCATCCCCCGTAAACATTTCTGGGAGCCTCTTGAGCAACAAACAGGGCGTTTGCTTGAACATGTACTTGAAAGGTTACAAGAGGCTGGCGTCATCCTGATCGAGGCCAACATCGACGACATTGCCAGACTGGATTTTGATGCCGGTTTCCCGATCGCGTTGTATGAAACAGTAGCCGATTTGAGTTCGTATCTTACGACACATAATTTGCAACTCAACTACCAGCAACTCGTTGCACAGTGCGCGAGTCCTGATGTGAAGACAATGCTGCAAAGCCTACAGGGCGAAGCCGCCGTTTCCGGTCAAGTTTATCAACACGCAATCGATGTATTACGGCCACAATTGCAGGCGATTTATCGCAATTACTTTGACCAGCACGATGTGGCTGGAATCGTCTTTCCTACCACACCGCTCCCCGCTTCTCCTGTTGGTGACGATGAAACCGTAACCTTCAATGGCGAGCGAACACCCACCTTCATGACCTTCATTCGCAATACTAGCCCAGGTAGCGTTGCGGGTATTCCTGGAATCAGCTTGCCCGCGGCACAAACAGATACCGGCTTGCCTATCGGGCTGGAGATTGACTCGTCCGTGAACAACGATGCCATGTTACTGTCGATCGCCCAGGCGATTGAGCATATCCTGCCACGGCTACCTGCACCTTCATGCTAG
- a CDS encoding PQQ-binding-like beta-propeller repeat protein, producing MNELKQRRERSVFCFSQFGTCVLGLCLCLTLKLDASLFAESPLWSKFQNGGQHEVRNQMPTEWSPDSNIAWTVDIPGYGQSSPIVSGDQVVVTSTSGEKKDEYHVISYALKGGGKNWQVDVKNPSPFANTPMVSRAAPSAIAIHNSFIAFFEGGLLVGISANGEKQWERDLVKDYGSIEARHGLAASLESDGTRVFVWVERSQDPYVLAIDPKSGQTLWKAEGVGSTSWGSPRLVPVDDGAHLVCSAIGKIVGIDPLSGERLWEFDGIANNSSNTPTPVGPGEFLIGASEGRGQSSGGNAAASNGLIQLVRQDNGDWKASFKWQAKKATSSFGSPVVAGGTAAIVNRAGVLYRLDLETGEQISVDRTQAGGVWATPIVVNEQIYLFGYKGTTSVISLKDGKSIAENRCWSEATEEGETPPFGGGRVLYAAAVAGGQWLIRSGDKLYAIRNQ from the coding sequence ATGAATGAATTAAAGCAACGGCGTGAACGTTCTGTTTTTTGTTTCAGTCAATTTGGGACATGTGTGCTTGGCTTGTGTTTGTGTTTAACTTTGAAGTTGGATGCCAGTTTGTTTGCCGAATCACCACTGTGGAGCAAATTTCAAAATGGTGGGCAGCATGAAGTTCGCAACCAAATGCCTACCGAGTGGTCTCCCGATAGTAACATTGCCTGGACGGTAGACATTCCTGGCTACGGGCAATCATCGCCAATTGTTTCAGGTGATCAGGTAGTGGTGACATCTACCAGTGGAGAAAAAAAAGACGAGTACCACGTGATTTCTTACGCCTTAAAAGGTGGTGGAAAAAACTGGCAAGTCGACGTCAAAAATCCATCTCCGTTTGCGAATACGCCGATGGTGAGTCGCGCCGCTCCTTCGGCAATTGCGATTCATAACAGCTTCATTGCTTTTTTTGAGGGAGGTCTGTTGGTGGGGATATCTGCCAACGGTGAAAAGCAATGGGAACGGGATTTGGTCAAGGATTATGGCTCAATTGAAGCTCGTCACGGACTGGCTGCTTCACTTGAATCAGATGGTACCCGCGTTTTTGTGTGGGTTGAAAGGAGTCAAGATCCCTACGTCCTAGCGATCGACCCGAAATCCGGTCAGACGCTTTGGAAGGCCGAGGGAGTGGGTTCAACGTCCTGGGGATCTCCCCGACTGGTTCCGGTTGATGATGGGGCTCACCTCGTCTGCAGTGCGATTGGGAAGATCGTGGGGATTGACCCATTGTCGGGCGAGCGACTTTGGGAATTCGATGGGATTGCTAACAACAGTTCGAATACGCCCACGCCTGTGGGGCCAGGGGAATTTCTCATTGGCGCCTCAGAGGGGAGGGGCCAGAGTTCGGGTGGAAATGCTGCTGCAAGCAATGGTTTGATCCAACTTGTCCGACAGGATAACGGCGACTGGAAAGCATCTTTTAAATGGCAAGCGAAAAAAGCAACATCCAGTTTTGGCAGTCCGGTCGTAGCTGGAGGAACTGCTGCCATCGTTAACCGTGCTGGTGTGTTGTATCGACTTGACCTTGAAACCGGTGAGCAGATCTCGGTTGATCGGACCCAAGCTGGGGGAGTTTGGGCGACACCCATCGTGGTTAATGAACAGATTTATCTGTTCGGATACAAAGGGACAACCAGTGTGATATCACTCAAGGATGGGAAGTCGATAGCAGAAAATCGCTGTTGGTCAGAGGCTACCGAAGAAGGCGAAACACCGCCGTTCGGCGGTGGTCGCGTTTTGTATGCGGCTGCCGTGGCTGGAGGTCAATGGCTGATTCG